Genomic window (Dasypus novemcinctus isolate mDasNov1 chromosome 10, mDasNov1.1.hap2, whole genome shotgun sequence):
tatttctttccaaatgtttgatagaattcacctgtgaaggaaTCTCATCCTGGACTCTTCATAGTTGGAagttttaatgactaattcaatttCATTACTTGATATTGATattgttctgttgagttcatcaaattcttcaGTCAAAATTGGCtgtctgtgtgtttctaggaatttttccatttcctctaaattatccatcatGTTGCATAAAATTTTTCAGTGTTCTCTTATGACATGctttatttctgaggggtcagtggtgacatctgatatccccttccttgttccttattttatgtatttgctatgggtttgtcaatttcatgaATCTTCTTGAATAAgtggcttttggttttgtttattattttctagtgctttcatatattcagtttcatttagctctgctgtaatctttgttattttcttcttgctacttcttttggggttagtttgttgtttgttttctaattcctccaggtgtgcagttaggtctttgtttttagctctttcttcttttttttaatatatacaattTATGGTTATgattttccctctcagtacagcttttgccgtatcccataggttttgatatgttgcattgtcatttttgtttgttttaaggtagttactgatttgttttgtaatttcattcTTGATCCACTATTTGTGTAAAAGTGaattgtttaactttcatatctttgtgctttatctgcttctctgctacttactgatttccagcttcatttgattgttgtcagagaaattacaTTTTAGACTTTCAAGATTTCCGAATTCaatgagagttgttctgtggcctagcatgagGTCTATCTCagagaattatccatgtgcacttgagaagaatgtatatcccactgtatttgtgTATAGTGTTCTgtctatgtctattaggtccagtccCTCTAATGAATTATTCAGTCCCTCTAATGAATTATTcaaactctttgtttctttattgattctctattgagatgttctgtctaatggtaataatagtgtattaaagtccctgaCTATTACTATAgatgtatctatttctccacttagtttttctcaTGTTTGCCTCAAGTATTCGGAGGCaatctggttaggtgcataaatgtttatgcttgttctttcttctagatTAAGTTACTCcttttaatatatagtgtccttctttgtctcttacaataattttgcatttaaagtctattttgtctgatattagtatagctactgcTGTCATTGTTATTGAtagcatgtaaaattgttttctaatcattcactttcagcctccttgcattcCAGGgtgtaagatgtgtttcttatagacagcatatagatagctcatatttccttatcctttctgctaatctatgtctcttgactggtgagtttaatccattaacattcaaggtTATAACTATTgatgaattatttacattagccatattttctttaggtttatgtatgcctcatgttgtttttatttgtatttttatctttttagtagtTCTTcgttctcctccaactctctctctcctgcattttcttttcaacctgcagcactccctttagtatttctcaaagggcaggattcttattctcctaatttttgtttatctgtgaatattttaaactctctctcatttttcaatgccagctttgctggatagagaattcttgttggaagttttttcttttagcaccttaactatgtcataccactgccttcttgctgttatggtttcagatgagaaatcagcacttaaacttatttaGCTTTCCTACTATATGATGTAtctgttttctcttgcttctttcagtatACTGTCTTTTTCTtgaacattggacaatttgacaaggaTATGTCTTTGAGTAgcttgttaggatttatactgtttggggtgtgctatgcttcctggacatgtatatccatctccctcattgggttgggaggttttcaaccattatttcctccaacacctcctgtcttctttcccttctcttctcactctTATATGCCTTAATGCAtatgtttctgtgttttgttttgtcattaaATCTCCAAGTCCCTTCTgggttttttctgtctttttgtctATTTGCTCTAATATCTgcctgatttcagatgtattgtctttcACATTGCTGATtgtttcctctgtctgttcaaatctgctgttacgtgcttccagtgtatttttgatttcttgcattgtgcttttcaccaccatcatatccattatctttttttgtatgtttacaatttcttcagtatgttctccaagtgtcttcttactattcttaatctcttccttcacttccttaCATTGATTCATGATTTTTGTTTGGACAGCCCTGATtaattgttccatgttctgtatttcctccttgtttttagtttgtttgtttgtctggctatgtcttcttgtttcttattatggctcataattttttgttggtgtctaggcttCTGTTTGTCTTAATGGGTTTatgcagttgattagcttctctatctactctagggttttattttgttgtttttgtatgtgGTAAGGTTTCATATGACAgttcattcttcttattctatttccttgttgttgtgtatgtttccttgaaaaaaaaattagggtgagagaaaaagaaagagataataaaagaaaaagaataatagtaataataacagtaaaaggtagaagaagaactgtacaagacctaggaaaatgaataattaacatgagtaggaaatacagaggaataagaataaaagagtggaatagaaacaagaaatgagaaacagaatagagaaaaatatatagaatgaattaaaaagccagaataatgagaaaagagaaaaagaagaaaagagaaaaaaagtaaaaaatgaaagaaaacagaaaaattgtagagagagataaaaacaagaaaaattgaagaccaaacaagaagagGCAGattgaaagaacaacagaaaacagaagattgaAAGATGAAGGAGATAAAAGAATAACATAGgtagaaaaaattgataaatgaaaaaacaacatcagagaaacaaaggaaaggaaaacacaacTAACAAGAAATAAGGCAGCagcaattaattttaataaaggataaagaaaggaaaaaacaagaacaaaaacgaaaaataaataggaaaaacgGCCTTCCCTCTTAATCCCCCAAGGATCGTCTCAGGCTGCAATTGTTCATCAATATTAATTCCCCTGCAGCCAGCCCTCTGTAAGTTATGAACTGgattttagtgaataaaataaggaaaattttaaaaaggaacctttaaaaaaaagagagatccaAGAAAATCTTATACAAAAcgaatgtctatatgttccctgtcataaagtttcaGCCTGGATGCTGGATAACTCAGGGGATCACTTCTGCAAGAAGAGCTAGGAAATGAACCAGAGACTTCATATATGCAAGACAGGAATTCTTCCTCTGAGCTAAAGCATCACCTTAGGTTTAGCTTGCTTTTCAGAAGGCTATCTGCCCTATCCTTCAGGCAGGTTAGATTCCTTGCAATTtgccagagtcctgctgattaggtgtCTGTCTGTCCATGCCTCCTCTTTAAAGTAATTATTCTCTTTACCTGAGCAGCTGGATGTGAGAGCCTGCCTGAGGaaatttccctcccctctccccatggAGTCAGGGTCCTTTCTGATATTCAAAGGGAGATTAGTTGACCAAACTCACTGCAAGAGACGCCTCTCCACTCTCCCAGATCCCTCTTCTGTCCAGTTAATCCACCCTTAAACTCAGTTTGGAGTAGGGAGCTACCTATGCTATTTTCCCTGAAGGTTGGCTATATGTGCCCCGTCCAGCTTTGGGGCAAGCTTTCCTTTcacttctttatctttccagtaccctcctagaagACTCAGAGCTCCTTCCCGTTCTACACATATCCAAAGCATCTTGCAGGGCAGAAGATGTCTTTTCTCCTCTCAGTTTGATGCAATTTGACAGGAGTTTAACCCTCCTTTAATATttttggggtgggggatgggatcCCTTCCCGGTGGCTGGGAGGTTTAATAAtttgtacttcttcctctctctgtcccttactctCCTGGAAGTTGTAAAACAGTGTCCCGGGCTGCTGTAACCTAAAGCAGGTCCCCATGGCAGCCTTTGGCTCCTTCTCCATTGTTTAGTGAGAGCTGAACTTTATCTGCCTAACTCAatggccatgttcccacaattccttgtatttgttttttattgccATTACAAGAGTGTGGATGAATGGCATTAGGTATCCTATTTGTAATGTTTATACTCTATTCCCAGGAGCTATCATGGTGCCTGGCATATGACAAAGATAGGAAGGGATGGTTGTTTTCCTCTcccaaagtttccttctatgaCAAGAGGACATCATTGTAAAATACTCAGCCTCCATTTTCTCCTCACTCCTGAAGGGAGAAGGAACATaatcaaagggaaaaattaatggggaaaaacttctttctcttttttggaagtGAGTTAAAATGGTTAGTGCTTTGTTTTCTCTTCATCTGTTCCCCATGGTCTTCCTTGTGGGTAGTACTGACTCAGTTTCATATTGCCCGTGATAAAAAAAGGTATTTCTGTCCACTTTGTCGTTGGTATTAGGAAACCCATTGCCCAGAGAGATATATAGTCTAAATGCTACAATTTCTGAAAAAGACAGGAGGATACTGGCCTGCACAAATAACTTTTTCTATTGGTTCAGAATCGTGGTTGGAAAGAGGAGTGATATACATCACCCCTTTAAAGACTCTTTGTCTccacaaaggaagaaaagatcAAGAGGCACATAACATATGCccagattttccctttgatttcTTCCATTTGATGAAGTCACTATTATTCCAGAAGAATTAAGAGATATGAAGAGGCAGAGTCAAGTCTAGAATTATTGCACTAATGGGACATGCTTTTCATTGAAGAAAACATCAGGAGTGAGGAAAACATGTTCTCTGCCAACAATATGTGATAAACACATGTTTGATGAGTCAAGTCTGTATGATCTGATATAACAATTTGATAATATGATTTGATAAGCAGTGTAAGCAATTCCTGCTGGCCAAGAGCTCTAACACTGTGGAGCTAGGAAGTCCCCAATGACTACCTCAGCACAAACTcacctatattttatgtaatttcagATAAGTAAACAAGCAAAGGAATGGAGCCCTGGAACTCTTCCCTGGGAAGGGACTTCATCTTAATGGGAATTCTGAAAGATAGTGGGTCTCCTGAGCTGCTCTGCTTCACAATCACAGTCCTATACATGTTGGCCCTGACCAGCAATGGCCTGCTGCTCCTGGTCATTGCAATGGATGCCCGACTCCATGTGCCCATGTACCTCCTGCTCAGCCAGCTTTCTCTCATGGACCTGTTATTTGCATCTGTAGTGACTCCAAAAACATTTGTGGATTATCTGCGTGGAGAGAGCACCATCTCTTTTGGAGGCTGTGCCTTTCAGATGTTTTTAATCCTGACCCTTGGTGGTGGAGAGGACCTCCTCCTAGCCTTCATGGCCTATGACAGGTATGTGGCCATTTGCCATCCTTTGAACTACATGGTCCTCATGAGGCTCAAGGTTTGCTGGCTCATGGTGGCCACATGCTGGGTCCTGGCCTCCCTGAATGCTGTGATACACACTGCATATACTATGCACTTCCCTTTCTGCATGTCCCGGGAGATTAGCCATCTAGTCTGTGAGATCCCACCACTTCTGAAGTTGGCCTGTGCAGATACCTCAAGATATGAGCTCATGGTATATGTGATGGGTGTAACTTTTCTCATGCCTCCCCTTGCTGCTATCCTTGCCTCTTATACATTTGTCCTAGTTGCTGTTGTCCACATGTCCTCAGGTGAGGGGAAACAGAAAGCCCTTGTCACATGCTCTTCTCACCTGACTGTGGTAGGAATGTACTATGGAGCTGCCATGTTTATTTATATCTTGCCCAGTTCCTACCATAATCCCCAACAAGACAACATCCTTTCTGTATTTTATACTATCATTACACCAGCCCTGAACCCACTTATCTACAGTCTGAGAAACAAGGAAGTAATGGGGGCCCTCAGGAGGGTACTGGGGAGATGTATCTCTGCCCAGAGGCTGTAGGTGCCAATGGCATGTGGAAGCCTTAGTGCTTCTATATGAGATcccatttctgttcatttgttgAGCTATCTCCTTacccattttgaattttttaaaaattcgcCATACTGGAGATAAGCCCTAATTTGTCTTTAAAGACACTATTTTGCTTCCATCAGTTCTATGTTTGGATAACTACGAagcatttaaaatttctctcagCTACATCCCAGGGTCTAGTTGATATTCCCTTTCCATTCTGATGGAGATgatcttatttttcactttatattttctctcctcctcctacAACTATTCTAGCCTGAATCACATTGGATGCaagccatttttttaattgttccaCTAAAGcaggtttaaaaaggaaagagaaagtagAAGATATTGAATGAAGGTATAAGTGTTAGGTTTTTCTAAATCCAAGGAGCAACACTTCTCAATTCTCATCTCCCTATTAGTGTGaatttatagccatataatattagATTCTTTTCTCTGAACTTTCAAAGCCTGtatttttctcctccttctgtcaggttttatttttctggtaaaatattttctgaggaaataaaaaatagaatttcaCAAAATCTGGAGTTTGCCCATTATATTCTCACAGTGTTGTTGATTTATACCTTTATCTACTCTCTTTCCTGTAAACTGATACAACCAGGGTCTAAATGAGATTCAAATTTTTATTGTTGACGAGACTAATTCATTGATGGTATTATATGTACTCCATGAAGAGGAACATGGTATCTGGCTCTCTCTTTGTGGTTTTCCCTTAGATCCAGTATATAATTGGGAGTTGCACACTGATAATATTCTAATTCCAAcatctctttttcatttattagctgGAATACTTACATAAAGATAacttaatgaataaataattactTTAATGCTAACATTGAAGAAATGTTTAGGGAAAGTTTATAACAAAAATGGTAAAGGATTAcaaaatttttcataaaaaaagaaataaatgttgatGAATAATATACAATATTAAACAATTTCAATCTAGCAACTCCAGAAAAGTATGTATCTGTTCTTGTATTTGCCATATGACTAAAGCACTTGATATttttttgcagatattttctcagACTTGTTATGTTTTAGGACTAGCTAACATTGTTTTAACAGTGGCTACTACATCTTCaaatgaataataattttaatcCCATTCTAACAGAGAAGTACTGAGGGAAGATTCAGATTTCTATTTTTCTGggtatttgaaggaaaatttgtATAGATGTCCGCCTGCTCTAAGCACTCAACTTTGCTCTCAAGAACAGAGAAGGGATGACTGTGGATGGCTTCTTGGATTCTTCTCAGTTACAAAGCCaagattttttcctttgctttagaAAGGATTGGAAAATAGAACAAACTTGCTGAATTcaatctataatttaaaaaataagaaacaattaaaaatgtccCAAGGTATCTTATTGTGTGTAGAGGTAATAAAGTGAGCTGTTCTCAAAGAGAACTCTAGAGAACTTCTTGCTTATTTCACCTCTCAGGGTCTTATTTTTTAAGACATCCTCTCAGGAAAAGCTTCAGTGTTGGTGCTTAAAAAGTAAGTGTTTACATCAGTGAAGAAGACAGTAAGATTTGGCAATGAAATCCACTGACCAGTACTTGCCCAGCTGTCAGTAGAGATGGTTGAGGATCGAGTGTCCTAATCCAAAACTGGATCTGCAGCTGGGGTTTCTAGGCCTCACTCTACTGAACACTGTGTGAGGTCCTTTCACCTGTAGTTCACCATCTCAAGAGATATTCATGCTAAACCTGCAGGTAAGAAGGAACCAAGTCTCTCTAGACTCAGAAATCCTGAATCTAACCTGGAAGGACATGTCCTTATTTTACGTCTTATAGTCTATTAGAGGgatttttctttatatcttcttcTCAAGAGCCCTCAGCTTTAGAAATCTTGCTTCTAGGCACTTCCACAGGGGATCAGTTTATGTGCTGAAAGACCCAGAGAAACCAAAAGGACCATGGTCACTCAACCTAACTACTCCTTTCCCACTACCAGAATCCCACCTGTCCTCTGAGTTTTTAACCATTTCACTTTTGGTGTCCCTTTCCTCTTTCACTTTTCTCACACTCTTCTCTTGATGATAATCACAAGGTTTCTTGCAATTTACCATTCATTGTTTGGGAGGTCAGAAGGAGGCAGAGTGGAGAGATAATGTTGGGTATATGGCTACTGCCTGCCTCAGGCCCCTAGTATTCTGCTTGTATCACATTGGATACACCCTCTCTGGGGTTCCAAATAAAGAAGGCAGGGTCTGCAAATTGAAGCAATTTCTATTTCCACTAGGAGAAGAATAACTACCATGGATATCCCATCACCACACCAGTATACCATTAGCACAGGTGATCATATGTTGTGTTTCTCCTTCTGATTGGTCACAGGATCTCCCCATTCTAAGGAGATACCCTTGCTGACCTAGCATCAGGTGTGTCTTCCAATGTTCATACAATATATCTTTGATAGGATGATTAGTACTTAGGAATAATGAGTACAGTCTTGTGATTGTGCCTGTTTGTGCATGAGGAGACAGCCATTCATTCCTGGATGccttcattcattaattcagtcAGTAAGCATTTCTTCAGAATTTACTGTATGCCAGGAGATGAGGACACATGAAGTGAAATAGTGTTACTACTGGGAAGAAACTCATAGCCTTATAAGAAAGATAGGCATgtagataaaaaaataattaaatatcacaatgaatacattttaaaaatcccatataTATACTAATAGAAATTCATTAAATTATACATGCACAATATGTACAGTTCATTGCATGTAAATTTACTATAATGAAGCTGTGaaaatgcctttaaaaattattatataaggGTTAGgaatgaattattttattgatgtacttggatattaaaaattttttacttatAGCAGTattctttttcaagtttttttataATGacccaaaataagaaatattgTTTACATTGTAAATCACTGTACACATGCAAGCACACACAGATGTACACCCACCCATACATACTTATGTAaaattgaaacaaatattttcttaaaatcatACTTTCATTGTTACAGgagatgatattttattttctacttctgtttttagAATACTTGTGGCAACTCACTAAATCTATTTCATTACCAAGTAATATATTCTAACTCATAGTTTCAAAAGCACTGACTTATTTGAGTTGTTGATGTCAGAGACTTTTTTACAGATCCATGTATATTCTCGTCACACTAGAGCTAAAGTAAAGATCTTTCCATTTGATTCTGCCTGTCCCACAAAATGTTCCCTGACTCTACTTTCCTGGCTCCCCCAAGGTAATAGACCTTCCTGAAGCTTCAGACTGAACCCAGTTGTaaatccaatctgggtggaagCATATGAACAGAAACCTTATTCTCACGAGGCGATCTTGAAATCATGTCACACGTAAGGGCTCATGAACTAGTGGTCCAGCCGTAACTGCTCTGTCTACATTTCTTCTATACTTCCAGTTAGGTGCAGGATCTTAAATATGAGGAGAAGCCCTTACATGTCTGCAGTCTTTGGCTTCTCTGTGTCCTAAGATTCCAGAAGAGCTGAGTTTCGTCCTTGATTCTGCGTCTTCATCCTAACTTCATAGGCAATTATAGGACTAGTCCTTCAATCCTTCCAAGTGGTATCAGTTTCCATCTCTGAGTCCAAGATATCTGCTTATGGCACTGCTTCCTTTCCTAACCCTCTCTAATCTACTTCATTAGCTTGGATCCAGCCATCTTAGTCCTTACTTGTTGCTGATATATAGCATTGTATAGGCTTTGAATAGTGTTTCCTGTCTGGCTTCATACATTGGACCAATGCCTATTTTCCCATTGATGTACCTGCACAACTGATTGTATATTCTGGTACAAACTGCAGCATGCATGAGTTCAAATACTGTTACAGCAGATAGGACATTGTACCTATCCAGGCAGCTGCTGTGACTGCATTAGTTCTCCACGAACTGCCCCTCCTACCATAGTGTACAGTGCTGACTGAACTTATTCTTAAGCAGCCCCAACAAGTCTTAACATTCTGATCCAGTGAAAAGTTTGGGAAAGGATCAGGACTATGgactataaaattttctgaaatgttCTTAATATTCCCTTGCTTGGAAACATCATTAGAGATCtcttgggaaaaaaatggaaaagttcattttttttcctgctttttgatGAAGCAAAAGTTAAAGTCTACTGTCTGAAAAGTAAACTAGGGAAAACATCCCTGAGTTTTCTACTAAAAAGGAAACTAtccatgtttttttccttaaaatatgtCAGCATCCTTTTATTTTGTTCCAGTAAATAACATTATTTACTAAGAAGACATTTCTTGACTTATCCACACAATCATTGAATAATGTCTTGGTGAATGATAGCACCCTGGCAGCAAGCACCACTGGGAGAGTATATCCCTGATGTTGCCCTGCCTGCCAATCAAATGGCTTTAGTGGGAATATAAGGATGgacattttagaaaaatcaagTGTCTTAAATGTctgcaagatttttttaaattaaattgtcttttttaaaaaagatagattgcaaaaaatgttacattaaaaaataagaggttcccacctACCCCATcacccaccctccccactcctcccacatcaacctctttcatcattgtggcacattccttgcatttgatgaatacattttggagcactgctgtacctcatggattatagtttacattctagtttacactctcctccagtccattcagtgggttatgacaggatatataatgttcagcatctgtccctgcaatatcatttaggacaactccaagtcccaaaggtaactaaaaatttagaaaattgtacagtctaaaatataaaccataatgtaaaccaaaatggaaccatatttagtgtgcaagaatttttaaaatcaaatactttCAGTTTTTCTATTGAGATAGTCAACATTTCGTTGCTCTTTTAATACTGATATGTAGGCAGAAATAAGCATTGATGGGcaaagaaaaccaaacatatcTGACCAAATTCATCTTGCTGGGTTTCACCTCAGATCAGAGACCCAGATCCTGCTGTTTGTGCTATTCCTCTTCATCTACCTGTTGGCTATATTTGGGGATCTGCTCATCATAGTCCTAATCCATGTTGATTCTTTACTTCACACATCAATGTACTTTTTCCTTAACAACCTGTCTTTGCTGAT
Coding sequences:
- the LOC101440736 gene encoding olfactory receptor 2AG1-like, with amino-acid sequence MEPWNSSLGRDFILMGILKDSGSPELLCFTITVLYMLALTSNGLLLLVIAMDARLHVPMYLLLSQLSLMDLLFASVVTPKTFVDYLRGESTISFGGCAFQMFLILTLGGGEDLLLAFMAYDRYVAICHPLNYMVLMRLKVCWLMVATCWVLASLNAVIHTAYTMHFPFCMSREISHLVCEIPPLLKLACADTSRYELMVYVMGVTFLMPPLAAILASYTFVLVAVVHMSSGEGKQKALVTCSSHLTVVGMYYGAAMFIYILPSSYHNPQQDNILSVFYTIITPALNPLIYSLRNKEVMGALRRVLGRCISAQRL